The Lewinellaceae bacterium DNA window TTTATTGTTCAGCATGCGCAGGAAACCGGTCCCGGCAGCAAATAAATAACCACTTCCGGCCAGTACCGGAGCCGTTGAGCGGTATTCTTCCATTAACACCGTAGCATTGGTGAATGCGAAGGTGGTATGTCCGGATGGCCAGGATTCCAGCTCACCATTAGGCCTGATCTTATGCGTCACTATTTTAAGCCCATGGGTGATGGATGAAGACAGTACATTCGCAAAAAAGAGGTATTTCGATTGGTCGAACCAATGACTTCTTGCCGGGACCTTACCGACATCTGCCAGATACATTTCGACAATGGGAGCCCACTGGATGTAATCATCCCACTGGACATTAAAATCCGGACCGGTAAAATTACGCAGATCCGTCTGTATACGTCGTTCGGCCGGGCTGTGATTGAATGCGATCCCGGTACCAAGAAATCCTACTCCGACCAGCTCCGGGATCCATTCCTTCACCGGAACAGAATCCACTGATGATACAGAAGAACCGGACCAGCCGATCTGATAGCCTAACAACAAGATCAATAAAATAAAGATCCAGGTCCTTCGGCAAGTTATTATTTTCAATAGGAACGATTAATCAACGGAATAAAATTAACAACGCACCAAGTGCAGTCAGGATTAAGATCAATTTACGAAATACGGCGTCATTGATCCGGTTCATCAAAAATATACCCAGACCTAATCCGGCCAATATCCCCGGCAACAGGTGCAGGTCAACCTGCAGGCTATCCCAGGTGATGGTGTGCCAGACAAAAATGTGAAAAGGTAATTTGAAGACATTAATGCATAAAAAGAGCCAGGCTCCGGTACCAACGAATGCATTTTTTGGCAATTGCATGGCCAGAAAAAAGACATTGGCGAATGCTCCGGCCAGGTTTCCTACCATGGTGGTAAATCCTGCCATCAACCCAAATGCGCCACCAAAGGACCAGTGCGTCGGCACCTTGGTTATCTTTCGATTACTCATCCAGAATAATAAGCCGACCGTGACCAAAATGATGGTTGCAAGCCCCCACCGGAACACATCTTCCGGCAGGTCTTTCCCAAACCAGACACCCAGTAAAATCCCGGCGATCATCCAGGGTAACAACTGCCAGAAATATTGCCACAAAGCATGCCGGTGATAATACACAACGGCAAATACATCACCTATAACCAATAAAGGAACCAGGATGCCTGTCGATGCCTTGCTGCCAAATACCAATGCCAGAATGGTAACTACGATGGCATCAATGCCTTTGATTCCAGCCTTTCCGACGCCTACGATCAGGGCTGCAAGCAGAGCAGCTGACCACTCAACCCAAGTCAGATCGGGTGTAATGACCAAAAGGGTTGAATGCATGTCCTGGATATTTAGAACAAAATTAAGTTTATACGATAAGTACGCGAAGTTATCCTATTTCGATTTTACCTGTAATTGGTCAATTTGCCAGGCTTCCCAGACATAATAAGTAACCACATCCGGGTCAATCTCGTCGAGGGACTTATAGGTATGGGTGTATACTTGCTTTCGGTTCCCTTTATCCAGGAAATTCAAGTCATCGGCGATCCGATACCCCTCGCTGAATCCCAGCATGACTCCTTCCTGCCGATAGCTGCCCCACTCCACCGAGGGAGGCCAGATAAAACAAATGCGCCGGTGGTTCGAATAATAGGGCACATTGTAAGCTAATTTTTCATGGACCTGAGGTATGGTTCGCAAGATGGTTGTCCGCAACAGATCAACCATCGCTCGCTCATCTTCCGGGAGATAGTCCAGGAATTCATCGATCGAACGGAAGGATACGGTTTGAAATTTATTCATGAAGTCTGATGCACCGAAAATTGTGAGGTATAGGTTAATTACCGGCAAGGTATTTTAAAACCAGTTCACGGATCTGGTAAAGCACATCCCGGCTAAGATCCGAGGTGTTGTCAGCGCCCCAGATTTCTGTGTTCATGTTAAAAAGAGCTGCCTTCTTTTGATCGGGATACAAATACAGAAATGCCTGGAATCCCTTCTGGCTACCGGTATGTCCGTAAAACATTTCCTGCTTCCCATCCATGTTCCGGTTCAATACAAATAAAATGGTACCAATGGATTCACCTTCCTCATCAGTAGGCAGCACCGGGCTGATCATCGTCTCCCAGGCTTCAGTCGACAACAAAGGAGATTCCCCTCCCCCGGCCACATTAAGGAGAAATTGCAAATAGTTTTTCATATCCCGGAATGATGCATTTAATCCTCCGTTTCCTTTGGTAATTCCCGTATCGAATTCCTTGCCGTGTGTGATCAGGCTGCCATCCGGCTCCACGGCATAACTATTGGAGCGGTGACCCTGTAGGTACGGAGGGGTGACGTCAAAATACGTTTTATTCATTTCGAGAGGCATTAATATCCGCTTGCGAACAATGATCTCGATGTCTTCGTCATATAAGGTCTCCAGGATCCGTCCCAGGAAAGTAATGCCGGGGTTGGAATAACTGTATTTGCTACCGGGTTGGAATTGAATCTCCGTGTAGGGCATCATCGCAACCAGTTGGGACCAATCGGTAGGTTCAAAAGGATGCCAGGGCTGGCTGCCGCCCCAGGGCCAGGTGGGATTGCGCAATCCGCTGGAATGGGTCATCAGGTGACGCACAGTAATATCGTCCATTGAACCAAATGGATTGTGGATAACTCTGGTTTCCGGCAGATAATAGGTTATGGGCTTATCCAGCTCCAGCAGGCCTTCCTGCACTGCCTGCATCGCACAGATACCGGTGAAGGTCTTGGTAATGGATGCCCAGTGAAACAACGTCTCCGCATCAACGGCCTGTTTGGTCTCCCGGTCGGCCTGGCCAAAATAGGACTCCAGGGTTGACCCTGGCGAAACGATCATCAATCCCGCACCGACGATATGATTTTTGCCGAGGATCGATTGGATTGAATCATTGAGCTGGTTCCACATTTGCATGTTTTGGGTGATCCCAGTCATGGTACTCAGGAAACTAAACAGCAGCATGTACAACGCCCTGTGGAATGAACTATTAGATGGCATGATTGACTTTTGTTATCCTTTACTGTGAATCAATTTTACTACAACAATTTAGGTCATCCGGCACGTAATGAAGTAAGATTTACCTTCACAATTTTTTTCAAAAAATATATTTGGACTTGAATAATTTTGCACCCGGAACAATCATTTATCACCCCTCTCGACTTGCATTGAGGTTAGTCACCTCTGCTATTGCGCTATACCCCAAGATACCAGAGTCAACTACAATTTTCAATCACGTTATTGAACCAAAAAATTATTCCCCTTATGAAGAAGATGCAACAATTATTCGCCGTTGCGGTGATCCTTGCGATGACAGCTTGCGAAAAATACCCTAATCAGCCAACCCCTGCCAGCCAGTCAAAACTCGAAACGCGTGCCTCTGTCACCCCAATCGTCGTTGGCGATTGGACAGCTATAGGAGATGCAGCGAGTGAATGCCAAAGAGCCGGTGATTGTATGGGCTCCGCCTATAAAATTGATAATTGGCAGTCTGTTGGTATGGATGGCACTCATTCCGATCCCAATGCACAGCCCGGCACTCCTGCCGCCAATGAAATTGTCATTACATCCAGCGACGGTAAAACATTTACCTGGAGCAGTGATTACGAAGTGTGTAAAGTGATCGTAAAAGGAGGCACCTATGCCAATATTTACAGTTATCCGGAAGGTTCCTGCGTGGATGAAGGACTGGTAGCTGCCCTTAATCCAAGATCAGGGCAACTGTTTGATATCAGCCATGTGACATTCTGCTGGAGCAACACCCTGTGTGAAGCGCCTCCTGCACCATGTTACCAGGAAGAAACCGCCTGGGCCGCCGGAACACGCTATGTAAAGAGAGGAAACTGGGCCACTTATACCACGTACGGAGGGGCGGAAATGACGGTTCCGGTTTATGCCGGCCAAACCCTACCAGCCGGAACGGCCATTTTATCGGCACCTTCCGCGGGGATGGTAACCATTACCATCAACCTGAACCCGGGTTTCATTTTTTACTACGATCTGTCTGATCCAAATCAGGACTACAACATCAAGATTCAGGATTATTCCCGTACTCCCCCAGCCAAAAATCCTGCACCGGGCCAATTCGCCTGGAAGTCTACGGCACTTTTCGGCAGCCAGACTGCGACCGTAACGGTACCACAAGCCAAATACTATGGCATCCATCTCGATGTAGCATATGAAACCGACTGCAATTAAAGCATTAGCCGCCCCACTTCATGGCACAAAAAGGCAGGTGATCGATCACCTGCCTTTTTATTTCATTCCCCAGGCTAAAGCCATGGGGCTATGGGGCGTAATACCTCTCTAAATGTTTCTCCAATCCCCAGGCTAAAGCCGTGGGGCTATGGGGCGTAATACTTCTGATAAATGTTCTTTCATTCCCCAGGCTAAAGCCGTGGGGCTAATGGGCGTAATATTTATGATAAATGTTCCTTTAGTCCCCAGGCTAAAGCCGTGGGGCTATGAGGTGTGATACTTCTTTTAAATGTTTCTTCAGTCCCCAGGCTAAAGCCGTGGGGCTAATGAGCGTAATACTTCTTTAAATGTTTCTTCAGTCCCCAGGCTAAAGCCGTGGGGCTAATGGGCGTAATACTTCTGATACTTCTTTTACCTCTGATACCTCTTCTACCTCTTCTACAAATTCCACCAATAATTCACCTTGAGCACCACCGCCCGGTTGCGGATGGAGAAAGGATCCGGCAGATAATTATCGGTAAACACCAGGAAGATATCGGAAGCTGGCTGGTAACGCCACTGCAGACGGGCATTGATATTCAGGTTGTCGGTCTGCTGATTATACTGAACAAACGTAGTAAAGTATAGCTTGTTTGTCAGGGTAACATCCAGCCGTGGACCGACCAGCCAAAATGTGGTATTGTTCCAGGGAGCATCAAGTTGGATGAGGTTGTAGTTGGTATTCAGAGCCAGGCTGACGTAGGGTTGGAAACGGTATCCAATGTCTGTGGTGATGTTTAGCCGTTTACCATGCTGATAATATCCTCCATAACGCGTGGAGAAGCCGTAGGTAAACAGGCTTTGGGGCTTGGAGGTAAAGATGGTACCAAAGGAACGCCAGTTGTGTCGGGAGCCGACTTTGAGTTTCTCCTTGCCGGTATTGGTCGGGTCAAAAGGCTGCAGTAATTCGACATAATCGTAACCTACCCAGGCCGTAAACACACTCTGGCTCCGGAAATTAAGATCATACATCATGTAGGTGGTATTGTCCGTAAAGCGTCCCTGATCGTCGAAATAAATCGATGATCCCAAGGTCGGACCATGACTGAGCACCGAACCTCCCTTGGGGAAAAACAAATGGCCGATGCTGGGAGTCAGATGGATGTATCCCGTGCGGGGAACAAAGCCTACTTCTGCTTTGAAGTCCTTGCCTACAATCTCATGCTGCCAGAGGATTTTCCAATCCCGGCTGGAATATTGCAGGTGGCCGGCATGAATGAAATCTTTACCCTGAGAATCCGGGCTCCATGATTTCAGAAAAAGCGCTTTACCGGTCCACAAGTTGTTTGAAGATGCCAGGTTGTATTCCAGGCCCAGGTTCCGGTTGTAGGCCGAACCCGGATCCGAAGGACTTCTTTCGCCCACCGCAACTTTATTGACGAACATCATCCCGATGTTTGACCGGCTAAACACCTTTCGCTGCAAGGCGAACACGCCAAAGTTCTGGGCGGACAATCCCGTCTCACCCACTTTACGGGTTTGCATGTCCATCACCCCGATACGCCAGTTTTCATTGAGCTTACCACTTAAACGGAGTCCGGCATCGATGGGTGCATCCAGCCCGATACGGCGGGAGAAAAAAGGACGAATTGTAGAATACCCAAAGTTGTTGAATAAGTCCCCATTCTCCAGGAAGAACTGACGACGTTCCGGGAAAAACAGTTCAAACCGGTCCAGATTGGTTTGTTGTTGATCCACCTCCACCTGCGAGAAATCCGGATTGATGGTAAGATCCAGGTTAAGGGACGAGTTGATCGCAATTTTGGCATCACCACCCACGCGGTAATTAAATCCAGCCTTATCATCCTTAGAATAATCCTTGGATACATTGGTCAGCACGTAGGGAATCACCGATATATTAGCCCCTGCCGGTGGTGGCGGCTCATCAAATACGATGGATCCGGTATAAGCAAGCGATGCAGTCGGAAATTGTCGCGGCACAGGCGCCCAGGCACTTTTTTCGGTGCTCTGTACATCCAGGCGACTAAAATTGACACCCCATTCCTTTATTCCCCTCTTATATCGAATGCTCTTAAACGGGATAGCCATTTCGATGATGTATTTATCATCGAAGGCATGCACGGCAGAAGTCCACTTATTGTCCCAGCTGAGATCGACCGACCCTCCCCCATACATGGTCCCATCCCACTGGGCGCCAGCAGCATTGGCACCAAACGAAAACCCATTGGTCAGGTCATTGAAGGGATCCATAAAAAACAGAAAATTGTCATTCTTGCCAAAGGTAAAATCCCTTCGCAGTGATTGAACAATGTAGCGTTGGCCGACTGGATGATTGCATACGGCACTGAGGTACAGATTCTTGTCGTCGTAAGCCATGCGGACCTGCGTGAGGATCCGGGCTTTGCTGGTATCCATGGGTAAGACCATATTAAACTGGTCGGCTACGTCTGCATTCTGCCAGGTTGCCTCATCCAGTAATCCATCGATTTGTAGCGGTTCGGTTGTGTGGAAAACGGAAAGCTGGTATTTGCTGTTGATCTTCTGGGCATGCATCACATTGGTCAATGAAACCACAAAAACAAACCATATTAAATACCTCATAGCTCCCGTTATTTTTGCGAGCCCCAATATAAACTACTTTACAGAAAGAATGCGGATCCAGGTGGAATATCCCCTATTCCGTCCGGACATCCAGATACTGAATCTTGGGTTGTTCCTCCGGACTGCAGGTAAAAAACACCCTGGCTTGCCCGGATTTTCCGTAGAGGGTAAACCGGCCACGCAATTGGTTCAACGGGATCATCGGACCAATCGAATCCACTGGTCCAATCTGGTCATATACTTTATGGATGTCCTGCAGCCGCAGCGCTTTCGATTGATCCAGAAAGAAATTTTCGGCAAACAAGCTGTCCCGCGGCGAATCCGGCCAGGCGGGTAGCAGATCCGCCAGAGCGGACCGCATGGATTCCAGCACAGATGAAGGATGAATTGACCTTTGTTCAAGTCCGGCATCTTGAATGATCAGGTCCAGTGCTTTATTGGTCGGCGTACCCATGCCCGCATACGTACGGTTAGCAAAAGCCATAATCCCAAGGCCTAATTCCGGAATAAAAATGTGGACGCTGCCATACCCGGGTAGTCCCCCGCTATGTGCAATGAACGTGAGTCCATGGCAATTCTGGCTCCATCCCAGACCATAACCATAAAAAGCTGCTGACCCGCA harbors:
- a CDS encoding phosphatase PAP2 family protein, whose product is MKIITCRRTWIFILLILLLGYQIGWSGSSVSSVDSVPVKEWIPELVGVGFLGTGIAFNHSPAERRIQTDLRNFTGPDFNVQWDDYIQWAPIVEMYLADVGKVPARSHWFDQSKYLFFANVLSSSITHGLKIVTHKIRPNGELESWPSGHTTFAFTNATVLMEEYRSTAPVLAGSGYLFAAGTGFLRMLNNKHWFSDVLAGAGVGILSTEIIYWIKPFKNFNPFLSRRNIAFRVGLDQRFISGYFAVKM
- a CDS encoding sulfite exporter TauE/SafE family protein: MHSTLLVITPDLTWVEWSAALLAALIVGVGKAGIKGIDAIVVTILALVFGSKASTGILVPLLVIGDVFAVVYYHRHALWQYFWQLLPWMIAGILLGVWFGKDLPEDVFRWGLATIILVTVGLLFWMSNRKITKVPTHWSFGGAFGLMAGFTTMVGNLAGAFANVFFLAMQLPKNAFVGTGAWLFLCINVFKLPFHIFVWHTITWDSLQVDLHLLPGILAGLGLGIFLMNRINDAVFRKLILILTALGALLILFR
- a CDS encoding DUF1801 domain-containing protein, which produces MNKFQTVSFRSIDEFLDYLPEDERAMVDLLRTTILRTIPQVHEKLAYNVPYYSNHRRICFIWPPSVEWGSYRQEGVMLGFSEGYRIADDLNFLDKGNRKQVYTHTYKSLDEIDPDVVTYYVWEAWQIDQLQVKSK
- a CDS encoding beta-lactamase family protein codes for the protein MPSNSSFHRALYMLLFSFLSTMTGITQNMQMWNQLNDSIQSILGKNHIVGAGLMIVSPGSTLESYFGQADRETKQAVDAETLFHWASITKTFTGICAMQAVQEGLLELDKPITYYLPETRVIHNPFGSMDDITVRHLMTHSSGLRNPTWPWGGSQPWHPFEPTDWSQLVAMMPYTEIQFQPGSKYSYSNPGITFLGRILETLYDEDIEIIVRKRILMPLEMNKTYFDVTPPYLQGHRSNSYAVEPDGSLITHGKEFDTGITKGNGGLNASFRDMKNYLQFLLNVAGGGESPLLSTEAWETMISPVLPTDEEGESIGTILFVLNRNMDGKQEMFYGHTGSQKGFQAFLYLYPDQKKAALFNMNTEIWGADNTSDLSRDVLYQIRELVLKYLAGN
- a CDS encoding carbohydrate binding family 9 domain-containing protein, with protein sequence MRYLIWFVFVVSLTNVMHAQKINSKYQLSVFHTTEPLQIDGLLDEATWQNADVADQFNMVLPMDTSKARILTQVRMAYDDKNLYLSAVCNHPVGQRYIVQSLRRDFTFGKNDNFLFFMDPFNDLTNGFSFGANAAGAQWDGTMYGGGSVDLSWDNKWTSAVHAFDDKYIIEMAIPFKSIRYKRGIKEWGVNFSRLDVQSTEKSAWAPVPRQFPTASLAYTGSIVFDEPPPPAGANISVIPYVLTNVSKDYSKDDKAGFNYRVGGDAKIAINSSLNLDLTINPDFSQVEVDQQQTNLDRFELFFPERRQFFLENGDLFNNFGYSTIRPFFSRRIGLDAPIDAGLRLSGKLNENWRIGVMDMQTRKVGETGLSAQNFGVFALQRKVFSRSNIGMMFVNKVAVGERSPSDPGSAYNRNLGLEYNLASSNNLWTGKALFLKSWSPDSQGKDFIHAGHLQYSSRDWKILWQHEIVGKDFKAEVGFVPRTGYIHLTPSIGHLFFPKGGSVLSHGPTLGSSIYFDDQGRFTDNTTYMMYDLNFRSQSVFTAWVGYDYVELLQPFDPTNTGKEKLKVGSRHNWRSFGTIFTSKPQSLFTYGFSTRYGGYYQHGKRLNITTDIGYRFQPYVSLALNTNYNLIQLDAPWNNTTFWLVGPRLDVTLTNKLYFTTFVQYNQQTDNLNINARLQWRYQPASDIFLVFTDNYLPDPFSIRNRAVVLKVNYWWNL